CGCCCGGCACCGAAAAGATCGTCGAGACCCTGCCCCTGCGCCGTCTGGGCCAGCCGCGCGAGGTGGCCGATGTGATCTGGTTCCTGTGCTCGGATGCGTCAAGCTATGTCACCGGCACGGAAATCGAAGTGAACGCGGGGCAGCACGTCTGACCGGCGGGGCAGGGGGGCTGTGCCCCCCTATTCCAGCGTGGCGATGATCGCGCGGAGCGTCTCGATGCCCTCGCCCTTTTCCGAGGAGGTGACGACGATCTCGGGATAGGCTGCCGGGTGTTTGGCCAACGCGCCCTTGACCTGTTCGATCACCCGCTCCAGCTCGGCCTTGGAGATCTTGTCGGCCTTGGTCAGCACCGCCTGAAAGGTCACGGCGGAGCGGTCGAGAAGCTGCAGGATTTCCTCGTCGACCGCCTTCACCCCGTGGCGCGCGTCGATCAGGACGAAGGCGCGGCGCAGGGTGGCGCGGCCCGAGAGGTAGGATTTCAAAAGCGCCTGCCACTTCTTCACGATCGCCACCGGCGCTTCGGCGAAACCGTAGCCGGGCAGGTCGACCAGATAGGGGCCGCCCTCGGTGGTGAAGAAGTTGATCTCCTGCGTCCGGCCCGGCGTGTTCGAGGCGCGGGCAAGGTTCTTGCGCCCGGTCAAGGCATTGATCAGCGAGGATTTCCCCACGTTCGAGCGGCCCGCGAAACAGACCTCGATCCGGTCGGCGGGCGGCAGGCCCGCCATCGCGACGACGCCCTTGAGAAACAGCACCTGCGCCGCGAACAGCAACCGGCCGCGTTCGCGGGCCTCTTGCTCCGGCTCCGGGGCCAGCGTGAATTGCATCTGCATCAAAGCACCTCCACAGGGTCGCCAAGGGTGATGGTGCCGCTTTCGATCACCGTCGCATAACAGCCGAAATGCCAGTCGCCGTGCAGGCGCTCGAGCAGGTCCAGCATTTCAAGATCTTCCGTCCCCGTCGCCGGATCGGTGCAGGTGGCCCGGCAGCGGGTGATCGGCATTGCCACCTCCAGCACGGCCGCACCAAGGCGCAGCCGTTTGCCGACCAGATCCCGCTCGGCCCAGGGGGCCCAGCCCTCCACCCAGAGATTGCCGCGAAAGCGGTGCCGCGAGATTTCCCGCCCGGCGGCCTGACCAAGTGCTCCGAGAGACGAGAGCGACAGCAGCGAAACATAGGGCTCTGCCATGTCGGCCAGCGCGACCCCCTCGACACGTTCGACCGCGCGCGGCGCCGGGCGGCTCTCGGGCCAGAGCGGGGTCAGCCAGTCGATCAGCCGCGCCTGATCCCCGGGCCGGTCGGGATCGACGGTCAGGGCGGGGCGCTCGGGATGGGTGAGGTCAAGCTGCCCGTCGGGGCGCAGCCGGGCCTGCACCGCCATCAGCTTCGGGGCGGCAACCCCACGCAGGAAATTCATCTTGCGCGCCCAGGCGCCCAGGGGGCTGTCGAATTTCGCCGCCTGATGCGACACCGCCCAGACCCGGTCAAAAGGCAGAACGCGCCCCTGCATCAGGGGCGCGCTTTCGATGTCCTCGTAGCCGATCGACTTGATCGGATGCCGGACGATATGGGTCAGCCGTCCGGTCATTTCTTCGGCGGTTCTTCCGCGGTCTTCTTGCGGAACCCGGCGATGATGTTGCCGAACAGGTCAGGCCGTTTGCCGTGCAGCGACATGATCGAATATTGCTGGATGAAGGTGATCACGTTGTTGGCGATCCAGTAGAGCACCAGCCCCGAGGCGAAGCCGCCCAGCATGAACATGAAGATCCACGGCATCCAGGCGAAGATCGCGGCCTGGCTCGGATCGGTGGGCGCGGGGTTCAGCTTTTGCTGGAACCACATCGAGATGCCCAGCAGGATCGGCAGCACGCCAAGGCTGAAGATGAACAAGAGCGAACCCGGTTCCGGCGTCGCATAGGGCAAGAGGCCGAACAGGTTCAGGATCGAGGACGGATCGGGGGCCGAAAGGTCCTTGATCCAGCCGATCCAGGGCGCGTGGTAGAGCTCGATCGTGACGTAGATCACCTTGTAGAGCGAGAAGAAGATCGGGATCTGCAGCAGGATCGGCAGACAGCCCGCGGCGGGGTTGATCTTTTCGCGCTTGTAAAGCTCCATCATGCCGCGTTGCAGCGCCTGCTTGTCATCCTTGGTGCGCTCTTTCAGCGCCTCCATGGCTGGCTGGATTTCCTTCATCTTCGCCATCGAGATGTAGGAGGTCCGCGCCAGCGGGAAGACGATCAGCTTGATGATCACGGTCAGCGCGATGATCGCCCAGCCCATGTTGCCCAGCACCGCATGCAGCCAGTGCAGCAGCCGGAACATCGGCTTGGTCAGGAAGTAGTACCAGCCCCAGTCGATCGAATCGACGAACCGGGTGATCTGCGGCTGCGTCGGGTCGATCTTGTCGCCGAAGAGCCGGTCGAACATGCCGGGATCGTTCTGATATTGCGCGATCGCTTCCCATTCCTTCGCGCCC
This DNA window, taken from Rhodobacter capsulatus SB 1003, encodes the following:
- the yihA gene encoding ribosome biogenesis GTP-binding protein YihA/YsxC codes for the protein MQMQFTLAPEPEQEARERGRLLFAAQVLFLKGVVAMAGLPPADRIEVCFAGRSNVGKSSLINALTGRKNLARASNTPGRTQEINFFTTEGGPYLVDLPGYGFAEAPVAIVKKWQALLKSYLSGRATLRRAFVLIDARHGVKAVDEEILQLLDRSAVTFQAVLTKADKISKAELERVIEQVKGALAKHPAAYPEIVVTSSEKGEGIETLRAIIATLE
- a CDS encoding MOSC domain-containing protein, whose protein sequence is MTGRLTHIVRHPIKSIGYEDIESAPLMQGRVLPFDRVWAVSHQAAKFDSPLGAWARKMNFLRGVAAPKLMAVQARLRPDGQLDLTHPERPALTVDPDRPGDQARLIDWLTPLWPESRPAPRAVERVEGVALADMAEPYVSLLSLSSLGALGQAAGREISRHRFRGNLWVEGWAPWAERDLVGKRLRLGAAVLEVAMPITRCRATCTDPATGTEDLEMLDLLERLHGDWHFGCYATVIESGTITLGDPVEVL